One stretch of Lysobacterales bacterium DNA includes these proteins:
- the gshB gene encoding glutathione synthase, translating into MRKIGVLMDPAERIRPGKDTTVAIMRAGARRGHEILVCSPTDLVLEAGRASARFRPITLHPGDAPWFTPAASRLLPLDELDVLLLRKDPPVDTAFLHELLWASMADPARPLLVNDPGALRDCNEKLFALRFPQCCPPTLVARDAATLKAFVGEHDRCVLKPIDGMAGRSIFLSQRGDPNLNVILETLTDNSRQFALAQRFLPEISAGDKRILMIDGTPVPFCLARIPGGDDFRGNLARGGRGVAQPLTERDRWICDQVGPELKRRGLLFVGLDVIGDWLTEINVTSPTGVVDIDAQTGTDIGAMLFDAIESRLA; encoded by the coding sequence ATGCGCAAGATCGGCGTGTTGATGGATCCGGCCGAACGCATTCGGCCAGGCAAGGACACCACCGTCGCCATTATGCGCGCTGGCGCGCGGCGTGGACACGAAATCCTCGTTTGCAGCCCGACCGACCTGGTGCTGGAGGCCGGCCGTGCGAGCGCCCGCTTCCGACCGATCACGCTGCATCCGGGTGATGCCCCGTGGTTCACCCCGGCGGCATCGCGCTTGCTGCCGCTCGACGAACTCGACGTGCTGCTGCTGCGCAAGGACCCGCCCGTGGACACCGCGTTCCTGCACGAACTTCTGTGGGCGAGCATGGCCGATCCGGCGCGACCACTGCTGGTGAATGATCCGGGGGCGCTGCGCGATTGCAACGAGAAACTGTTCGCGCTGCGCTTCCCGCAATGCTGCCCGCCGACGCTGGTGGCACGCGACGCCGCCACGCTGAAGGCGTTCGTCGGCGAACATGACCGTTGCGTGCTCAAGCCGATCGACGGCATGGCCGGGCGCTCGATCTTCCTCAGCCAGCGCGGCGACCCGAACCTCAACGTCATCCTCGAAACACTGACCGACAACAGCCGCCAATTCGCGCTGGCGCAGCGTTTCCTCCCGGAAATCAGCGCCGGCGACAAGCGCATCCTGATGATCGACGGTACGCCGGTGCCCTTCTGCCTGGCGCGGATTCCTGGCGGCGACGATTTCCGTGGCAACCTCGCCCGCGGCGGGCGCGGCGTCGCCCAGCCGCTGACCGAGCGGGATCGCTGGATCTGCGACCAGGTCGGTCCGGAACTGAAGCGACGTGGTTTGCTCTTCGTCGGGCTAGACGTGATCGGCGACTGGCTGACCGAGATCAACGTCACCAGCCCGACCGGGGTCGTGGACATCGACGCTCAGACCGGCACCGACATCGGCGCGATGTTGTTTGACGCCATCGAGAGCCGACTCGCGTGA
- a CDS encoding energy transducer TonB encodes MLFSAILHAIVILGVSFDYEDPAAYLPSLDVILVQSAAATQPNKADFLANASQQGGGESEESKRPRQPVTSPIPKPTDGLAPMPQRAGAPKPQQATPKPALHGSSKEYAVQRVDEPRVATPEVPQVSARELIEHSLEMARLAAELERQTEAYAKRPKRKFISASTREYAFAAYMRSWVAKIERIGNLNYPDEARRKQVHGGLVLTVAVNRDGSVERIDIIQSSGNEVLDQAAIRIVELGAPFSPLPASNEQIDILHITRTWQFLDGTVTGK; translated from the coding sequence CTGCTGTTCTCGGCGATCCTGCACGCAATCGTGATCCTCGGCGTTTCCTTCGACTATGAGGACCCGGCAGCCTACCTGCCCAGCCTGGACGTGATCCTGGTGCAGTCCGCCGCCGCGACGCAACCGAACAAGGCCGACTTCCTGGCCAACGCCTCGCAGCAAGGAGGTGGCGAGTCGGAGGAGTCGAAACGGCCGCGCCAGCCGGTCACCAGCCCGATCCCGAAGCCGACCGACGGCCTCGCACCGATGCCGCAGCGTGCCGGTGCGCCCAAGCCGCAACAGGCCACTCCGAAACCGGCACTGCACGGAAGCTCCAAGGAATATGCGGTGCAGCGCGTCGACGAGCCCCGCGTCGCAACGCCCGAAGTGCCCCAGGTCAGCGCGCGCGAACTGATCGAGCACAGCCTGGAAATGGCACGGCTCGCGGCCGAACTCGAACGCCAGACCGAGGCCTACGCCAAGCGCCCGAAGCGCAAGTTCATCTCGGCCAGCACGCGCGAGTATGCGTTTGCCGCCTACATGCGCTCCTGGGTCGCCAAGATCGAGCGCATCGGCAATCTCAACTATCCGGACGAGGCGCGACGCAAGCAGGTGCACGGCGGCCTGGTGCTGACGGTGGCGGTCAATCGCGATGGCAGCGTCGAACGCATCGACATCATCCAGTCGTCCGGCAACGAGGTGCTCGATCAGGCCGCGATCCGCATCGTCGAGCTGGGCGCGCCGTTTTCGCCCCTGCCAGCGAGCAACGAACAGATCGATATCCTGCACATCACCCGCACCTGGCAATTCCTCGACGGCACCGTCACCGGCAAGTGA
- a CDS encoding YqgE/AlgH family protein, with translation MSPPSYLSRHLLIAMPALIDPNFARGVTLVCQHNADGAMGLTINRPSDWSLGDVMAQVGIEHAPADLAQMRVLVGGPVQGDRGFVLHEPFGTWDSSAQVSDDLVVTTSRDVLQAIAERRGPKRFLVLLGYAGWSAGQLEEEMRDNAWLTAEPPDTAILFDLPVEQRWDAAARLLGVDIRLLGGVAGHA, from the coding sequence ATGTCTCCGCCCAGCTACCTGTCCCGCCACCTGCTGATCGCCATGCCGGCGCTGATCGACCCGAACTTCGCGCGCGGCGTAACCCTGGTCTGCCAGCACAACGCGGACGGCGCAATGGGCCTGACCATCAACCGTCCTTCCGACTGGAGCCTGGGCGATGTGATGGCCCAGGTCGGCATCGAGCACGCGCCGGCGGATCTGGCGCAGATGCGCGTGCTGGTCGGCGGCCCGGTCCAGGGCGATCGCGGTTTCGTGCTGCATGAGCCGTTCGGTACCTGGGACTCCAGCGCCCAGGTCTCCGACGATCTCGTCGTCACCACTTCGCGCGATGTGCTGCAGGCGATCGCCGAACGACGCGGTCCGAAGCGGTTTCTGGTCCTGCTCGGCTATGCCGGCTGGTCGGCCGGACAACTGGAAGAGGAGATGCGCGACAACGCCTGGCTCACCGCCGAGCCGCCGGACACCGCCATCCTCTTCGACCTGCCGGTGGAGCAGCGTTGGGACGCTGCCGCACGGCTGCTCGGCGTCGATATCCGCCTGCTCGGGGGCGTGGCTGGCCATGCCTGA
- the ruvX gene encoding Holliday junction resolvase RuvX — protein sequence MPEATVVLGFDYGLRRIGVAVGQRITHTASALAVMRNHESGPDWAACDALIKTWRPQALVVGLPLARDGHEQAMTHAARAFAALLRQRYAVPVHLADERFTSRAADAEFVAARRAGLARRKDAAMLDAQAARRIVEQWLHHPQTESAPA from the coding sequence ATGCCTGAGGCGACCGTCGTGCTCGGCTTCGACTATGGATTGCGCCGCATCGGCGTGGCCGTCGGCCAGCGCATCACGCACACGGCGAGCGCGCTCGCGGTAATGCGCAACCACGAGAGTGGCCCGGACTGGGCCGCCTGCGATGCGCTCATCAAGACCTGGCGCCCGCAGGCGCTGGTGGTCGGGCTGCCGCTGGCACGCGATGGCCACGAGCAGGCGATGACCCATGCGGCGCGCGCCTTCGCCGCACTGCTGCGGCAGCGCTACGCCGTTCCGGTGCACCTCGCCGACGAGCGCTTCACCTCGCGCGCTGCCGATGCCGAGTTCGTCGCCGCGCGTCGCGCCGGCCTGGCGCGCCGCAAGGACGCCGCGATGCTCGACGCGCAGGCCGCGCGCCGCATCGTCGAACAGTGGCTCCATCATCCGCAAACCGAGTCGGCCCCCGCATGA